A region from the Lycium barbarum isolate Lr01 chromosome 8, ASM1917538v2, whole genome shotgun sequence genome encodes:
- the LOC132607046 gene encoding UPF0161 protein At3g09310, translating to MALALSLNSYSSHCKPFSSTNSSSYRKQHSNLFFPLRKKYRQQNRSLCIVSVSDSEENNSQDDEEDNLGVKAALSMLKFYKREISPIMPRSCRYVPTCSEYSMIAYKKYGVAKGTVLTAWRLCRCNPLGGSGFDPPRWFGEESPPQE from the exons ATGGCGCTAGCTTTGTCCCTCAACAGCTACTCCTCCCATTGTAAACCCTTTTCTTCAACAAATTCGTCATCTTACAGGAAGCAGCACTCAAATCTTTTCTTTCCACTGAGAAAA AAATACAGGCAGCAGAATCGGAGCTTATGTATCGTTAGTGTGTCGGATTCTGAAGAGAACAACTCTCAAG ATGATGAAGAAGATAATTTGGGGGTCAAAGCTGCATTATCAATGCTCAAGTTCTATAAAA GGGAAATCTCGCCAATAATGCCAAGGAGTTGCCGGTATGTACCAACATGCAGTGAATACTCCATGATTGCTTACAAGAAATATGGAGTTGCTAAAGGGACAGTCTTAACAGCATGGCGCCTTTGTCGCTGTAACCCTCTAG GAGGATCTGGTTTTGATCCCCCGAGATGGTTCGGCGAGGAAAGTCCACCACAGGAATGA
- the LOC132607043 gene encoding probable protein S-acyltransferase 16, with protein MKRGSVLSFHVTVVITAIAFIYLSTVFVFIDQWFGLWSSPGMLNAVFFTVVAVMCISNYALAIYTDPGRVPTSFVPDVEDPHNIVHEIKRKGGDLRYCQKCSLYKPPRAHHCRVCNRCVLRMDHHCVWMNNCVGHANYKIFFIFVMYAVVACIYSLVLLVGSITIESPKDDQQSEGSYRVVYIISGLILVPLSLALGFFLGWHFYLILQNKTTIEYQEGVRAMCVAEKGGYVYSHPYNLGAYENLISVLGPNVLCWPFPSTRHIESGLRFRTAYDDIPGSPASK; from the exons ATGAAACGTGGCAGCGTATTATCGTTCCACGTCACCGTCGTGATAACCGCCATTGCATTCATTTACTTGTCAACGGTGTTTGTATTCATTGACCAGTGGTTTGGGCTTTGGTCTTCACCTGGTATGCTTAACGCCGTGTTCTTCACCGTTGTTGCTGTTATGTGCATTTCCAATTATGCCCTTGCTATTTACACCGATCCGGGTCGGGTTCCTACCTCATTTGTACCCGATGTTGAAGACCCTCATAATATCGTTCATGAGATCAAACGCAag GGTGGAGATTTGAGGTACTGCCAAAAATGTTCCCTTTATAAGCCACCACGTGCTCATCATTGTCGTGTATGTAATAGATGTGTACTACGAATG GATCATCATTGCGTGTGGATGAATAATTGTGTGGGGCATGCAAACTACAAgatcttcttcatctttgttATGTATGCTGTTGTTGCTTGCATATATTCCCTG GTTTTGCTTGTCGGGAGCATAACTATAGAGTCTCCAAAGGATGACCAGCAAAGTGAAGGCTCTTACAGAGTTGTATAT ATTATCTCAGGGCTTATACTAGTCCCCCTAAGTTTGGCACTGGGCTTTTTCCTGGGTTGGCATTTTTACCTGATTTTGCAAAACAAAACAACAATTGAG TACCAAGAAGGTGTGAGAGCAATGTGCGTTGCTGAAAAGGGAGGTTATGTCTATTCACATCCATATAATCTTGGTGCATACGAGAATTTGATATCA GTTCTAGGTCCAAATGTCCTTTGCTGGCCATTCCCCTCCACAAGACATATTGAATCTGGCCTTCGTTTTCGGACAGCATATGATGACATACCTGGCTCGCCAGCATCAAAATGA
- the LOC132607044 gene encoding oxysterol-binding protein-related protein 3A-like — translation MAGNNDGNQSGSGNGGGGFFSSIASSLSNFGTAMSKSVNGMLGYEGLEVVNPEGGNEDAGAEAQRGRWKAEDRDNYWKMMQKYIGADITSLVTLPVIICEPMTNLQKMAELMEYSYLLELADECEDPHMRLVYAATWFISVYYALQRTWKPFNPILGETYELVNHAGITFIAEQVCHHPPIGAAHAENEHFTYDITSKVKSKFLGNSVEVYPLGRSRLTLKKSGVVLDLVPPPTKVHNLIFGRTWIDSPGEMILTNLTTGDKVLLYFQPCGWFGAGRYEVDGYVYNSEEEPKILMTGKWNESMSYQPCDLEGEPLPGSTMKEVWKAAEAPQNDKFQYTYFAHKINSFDTAPKKLLPSDSRLRPDRSALEKGDVSKASSEKSRLEERQRADRRTRETKCDEFKPKWFNLSNEICPTPWGDLEVYEYNGKYHEHRAAIDKSDHVEEADAKTAEFNPWQYDDSVVG, via the exons ATGGCAGGCAACAATGATGGAAATCAAAGCGGTAGTGGTAATGGTGGTGGTGGTTTCTTTTCCTCTATAGCTTCGAGTTTGTCCAATTTTGGTACTGCTATGTCTAAATCTGTTAATGG CATGCTTGGTTATGAAGGACTGGAAGTCGTAAATCCTGAAGGAGGCAATGAAGATGCTGGCGCTGAAGCCCAACGAGGAAGATGGAAGGCAGAG GACCGCGATAATTATTGGAAAATGATGCAGAAGTACATAGGCGCTGATATTACCTCGCTGGTGACATTGCCAGTTATTATTTGTGAGCCTATGACCAACCTTCAAAAAATGGCAGAG TTGATGGAATACTCCTATCTACTGGAATTGGCAGATGAGTGTGAGGACCCACACATGAGATTAGTGTATGCCG CAACATGGTTCATATCGGTATACTATGCCTTACAACGCACATGGAAGCCCTTCAACCCCATTCTTGGTGAAACTTATGAATTGGTTAACCATGCGGGAATCACATTTATTGCTGAGCAG GTTTGTCATCACCCCCCAATTGGTGCTGCACATGCAGAAAATGAACATTTCACTTATGATATAACCTCGAAGGTGAAATCCAAATTCTTGGGTAACTCAGTTGAAGTCTATCCACTTGGCAG GTCAAGGCTCACACTGAAAAAGTCTGGTGTTGTCCTAGATTTGGTGCCTCCTCCAACAAAAGTTCACAATCTTATATTTGGGCGAACTTGGATCGATTCACCTGGGGAGATGATCTTGACGAACTTGACGACAGGGGATAAAGTGTTACTCTATTTTCAACCTTGTGGCTGGTTTGG TGCTGGTCGCTATGAAGTTGATGGATATGTTTACAACAGTGAGGAAGAACCCAAAATTTTGATGACTGGAAAATGGAATGAATCCATGAGTTATCAACCCTGTGATTTGGAAGGGGAACCCCTGCCAGGCAGCACTATGAAAGAG GTCTGGAAAGCTGCTGAAGCTCCACAAAATGACAAATTTCAGTATACATATTTTGCCCACAAGATTAACAGCTTTGATACGGCACCCAAGAAATTATTACCATCTGACTCTCGCTTGCGCCCTGATCGTTCCGCACTCGAGAAAGGTGACGTGTCCAAAGCTAGTTCAGAAAAGAGCCG TTTGGAGGAGAGGCAGAGAGCTGACAGGAGAACAAGAGAGACCAAGTGCGACGAATTCAAACCAAAATGGTTCAACTTATCAAATGAAATTTGTCCTACACCTTGGGGTGACTTGGAGGTGTATGAATACAATGGCAAATATCATGAACATCGCGCTGCTATTGATAAATCTGACCATGTCGAAGAGGCTGATGCTAAAACGGCCGAGTTCAACCCCTGGCAATATGATGATTCAGTAGTTGGATAA